GATGACCAGTCTATAGATACCCACTCTGAAGCAGCATAATTCCAATATTGCTACAATGCGTCATCTATCTAAGTCAACAACATTGTTCCCACAGCGAGTGCACTCTGGATTTTCACTGAGCAAGAAGTTTGAAAGTACCACTGAGTTTTGCAAGTCTGAGAGTGACGCGTTGGAGTGTAACGCCGTTGcgaaaagtgacaataaaaactacAATGTTCATCAGTCATCAGAAGTAAGTCACCAGAGTTCCGGAAAGACGCCTGTAACAATGCCGAGCAAGCCTGCCAGTAAGAAGTCATCCTCAGGGGGCTCCGAGTCGTCCCCAAAAAGACGCAGAACACTCCCTATGACTTCCCTTAAGTGTTTTCTTTGTAATAAGataatcaaaatagaaaatttatcGGAGCATTTACTATTCGGAGAGGTGCATTGCACTAAGTGCCCGGCAGTCTTTCAGAATTGTCAGTGTTTTCAGGCATGGACAACTGAGCAAAAACTTGGTAATAGTCACTGTGAGCATGCATTGCAATATTCTGTGAATCCTATGCAAAATTTAGAAATGCATCTTTCTAATCAATATTTGGAAAATGGCACCTCTTGTAGAGCATCGCTCATAGACAAGCCTCATCACCTAAGGGCTTACGTTAATGGGATGAACTCGCTGAAACATAGGCTTCCTTGGAAAGAAGCGGTGTTGTGCTTCAAGCAAGGTGGGAAGAAACCAAGAGGAAAAAAATTCACAATTATAAAAGAAGACAGGGAGAGCAAGAAACATTCTGCATACAATAACAGTGATGATAATTGTGGGACTATCTCTGATATGAATGATTTATCAAAGCATCATTCACAAGATCTCAAAACTGTTCCTGTTTTGCAAGATGCGGTGAATTCGGCGGAGAAAGAACACGTGTCTATAAATCAACAGTTAGGAAGCTTGAACGTACCCAGTGCCAAACAGGACGAGAGTGCCCCTTTATCGTTGAATTCAAGAGACTCATTAAGTAACAGTTCACCCGTAAAGAAGTCTTTAGTGGATAAAGGagtacaaaatataaagaaaagatcaGAGGTCAGGAAGAGGAGAAGGTCAGAATGGATATCTGGTATCAGAAAGCGAAATCATACTCCAAAAAACAATCCTAGGGTTGATTATGTAGAGACTCCTCTAAATGGGTTTTACTATGTTGTTCGTCAAGCAGTTTCAGAATGTCCGAATTGTTATGCGAAGATAAGTCCTCCAGATTTCACTGTGAATATCGTGACATTTCTAATGACAGCAGTTTGTGCTGATTGTAGTTTAACAATATACATAGTTCACGATCCTCCGGATGACTCATCGCCTAGAGTTTGCATTGTGACAGGCGAAGAGAAGCGTCGTAGCATGAAGAAAAAGACCAGTCAAAAGAGCCGTAAACTGGCAGCAGTTGTAGAGTCGTAAGATAACATTCTAGTGTAGCAAATGCCGTTGTTGTGAATATTTAAAATACGTATCTCAAATGTGTCATGTGATTAACTGGTTTGTATGATGATATTTCGTTACAGATTGCTGCTTAATGTGTTTAGTTTTGTATCTTTTCTTAAAGAACATTTTTGAAGCTAAAACAAATATTTGTGTGGAACAAATACTTTAATAGTTTCAACTTCCTTACTTTGTTTAAAACCTGGATTTTTATGCattcataaaatattgaaaaaaaaaatttcagcaaatGGATGTTTTTGATAAATGTTATGACAGTGAATTTAATCATTCCTTCAGTGTCCAGATTTTACGTGGGTTGGCAACCTCAGGCATGTTTGCCCTACAGTGCTTATATAGGCATGCTACTGAGTATTGTCGTGGCTTAACGTGCCAATCCTGGACTTCCATACTTTGCCACATGTTGGATACTTCAGGTGAGGATCTGGTGCTGCAGTGCTTCTTGCCTGCCATGTTATTGCTGTG
Above is a window of Palaemon carinicauda isolate YSFRI2023 chromosome 6, ASM3689809v2, whole genome shotgun sequence DNA encoding:
- the LOC137642367 gene encoding uncharacterized protein; this encodes MRHLSKSTTLFPQRVHSGFSLSKKFESTTEFCKSESDALECNAVAKSDNKNYNVHQSSEVSHQSSGKTPVTMPSKPASKKSSSGGSESSPKRRRTLPMTSLKCFLCNKIIKIENLSEHLLFGEVHCTKCPAVFQNCQCFQAWTTEQKLGNSHCEHALQYSVNPMQNLEMHLSNQYLENGTSCRASLIDKPHHLRAYVNGMNSLKHRLPWKEAVLCFKQGGKKPRGKKFTIIKEDRESKKHSAYNNSDDNCGTISDMNDLSKHHSQDLKTVPVLQDAVNSAEKEHVSINQQLGSLNVPSAKQDESAPLSLNSRDSLSNSSPVKKSLVDKGVQNIKKRSEVRKRRRSEWISGIRKRNHTPKNNPRVDYVETPLNGFYYVVRQAVSECPNCYAKISPPDFTVNIVTFLMTAVCADCSLTIYIVHDPPDDSSPRVCIVTGEEKRRSMKKKTSQKSRKLAAVVES